The following are encoded in a window of Tessaracoccus flavescens genomic DNA:
- a CDS encoding biotin--[acetyl-CoA-carboxylase] ligase, with protein MNHPLPSAGAIHGRLAADTMFGRIVVDRSTGSTNADVAAIARGGGREGLVHIAMEQTAGRGRLDRSWVSPPGASISMSLLLRPRPEFPQWGWLSILAGMAVSSALMEFAPAPGLVTLKWPNDVLIDGKKVCGILSERVEQPDGARAVVGMGINVALTREQLPVPNATSLALEGFPLDVEAIIAAVLRHFEQHYRSWSLRGSLREEYEARCASIGAPLTITLDGSHRVSGTGRGVDAYGRLQVETATGLQTFAVGDVVHARLGHHA; from the coding sequence GTGAACCACCCCCTTCCAAGCGCCGGCGCCATCCACGGCCGGCTCGCCGCGGACACCATGTTCGGCCGGATCGTCGTGGACCGAAGCACCGGATCGACCAACGCGGACGTCGCGGCGATCGCCCGCGGCGGAGGCCGGGAGGGCCTTGTCCACATCGCCATGGAGCAGACGGCGGGCAGGGGACGGCTCGACCGCAGTTGGGTCAGCCCGCCCGGAGCCTCGATCTCCATGTCCCTGCTGCTCAGGCCGAGGCCCGAGTTCCCTCAATGGGGGTGGCTGTCGATCCTCGCGGGCATGGCGGTCTCGTCGGCGCTGATGGAGTTCGCGCCCGCGCCGGGGCTGGTCACCCTCAAGTGGCCCAACGACGTCCTGATCGACGGGAAGAAGGTGTGCGGCATCCTCTCGGAGCGGGTCGAGCAGCCCGACGGTGCCCGTGCGGTCGTCGGGATGGGCATCAACGTCGCGCTGACCCGTGAACAGCTGCCGGTGCCGAACGCGACGTCGCTTGCGCTCGAGGGTTTCCCGCTCGACGTCGAGGCCATCATCGCGGCGGTGCTGCGCCACTTCGAGCAGCATTACCGCAGCTGGTCGCTGCGCGGCAGCCTGCGCGAGGAGTACGAGGCCCGCTGCGCCTCGATCGGCGCACCCCTGACGATCACCCTCGACGGCTCGCACCGCGTCTCCGGTACGGGCCGCGGCGTCGACGCGTACGGCAGGCTCCAGGTCGAGACGGCGACCGGGCTGCAGACGTTCGCCGTCGGCGATGTCGTCCACGCCCGGCTCGGCCACCACGCATGA
- a CDS encoding PH domain-containing protein codes for MAISKDQLGSDETIVTSVRTHAKALIAPAIILIVLGGVVGLGIAFFPLDWQPWANYVLIALALIVFIWLVLIPFLRWMTSTYTITDRRIITRKGIINKVGHDLPLRRINNVNYERSLTDRMLGCGTLILETAAGQPLTLPDVPRVEQVHVTITELLFAVHEGDED; via the coding sequence ATGGCGATCAGTAAGGACCAGCTCGGGTCGGACGAGACCATTGTCACCTCAGTGCGCACCCACGCGAAGGCGCTCATCGCGCCAGCGATCATCCTCATCGTGCTCGGTGGCGTCGTCGGCCTCGGGATCGCGTTCTTCCCGCTCGACTGGCAGCCTTGGGCCAACTACGTGCTGATCGCGCTCGCCCTGATCGTGTTCATCTGGCTCGTGCTGATCCCGTTCCTGCGCTGGATGACCTCGACCTACACGATCACCGACCGCAGGATCATCACGCGCAAGGGGATCATCAACAAGGTGGGCCACGACCTGCCGCTGCGCCGGATCAACAACGTCAACTACGAGCGCTCGCTCACCGACCGGATGCTCGGCTGCGGCACCCTCATCCTCGAGACCGCCGCGGGTCAGCCCCTCACCCTCCCGGACGTGCCGCGGGTGGAGCAGGTGCACGTCACCATCACCGAGCTGCTGTTCGCCGTCCACGAGGGCGACGAGGACTGA